A stretch of the Porites lutea chromosome 12, jaPorLute2.1, whole genome shotgun sequence genome encodes the following:
- the LOC140953686 gene encoding uncharacterized protein, which translates to MTFRGLPSLTELDLSHNGLENLTNDAFRGLLSLKTLYLQHNNITSIQDEAFSVLRTIENLDMSFNLITALPKGTFLGLKSMKTLNISYNAIQVLRGNLSFKGLQSLNKLDLRNNGLKTLTNNMFRGTQSLKSLYLQHNNITVVETKAFHGFLDLEILNLSNNKIVTLSYQVFNVLFNMKQVNLDGNNVTVWLRSPSKNTVAVLSRYIKTGAANNTQLKYIPQQTKGCFDIRQEPITKQSSRNKTRCPDGQDCVAVINKTKIVTTRSNICWKVINKLRPTLFILGSISMVLNITVLGTVLRVGSLRKSPPFLLVSHLGFCDTLVGIYSMGIALGHGFSFKEFNDWKEIYCPALRSIFIFAEVTGSLTSLLMTAERYLAIVFCMKPAVRLGHKVIAAALAFAWIAGASSATVVQMLDKRNNQTDGQMCLITRNTFKTSTIYASELILLVLVFLYFVVAVLYFHIFIVVRRSARNMGVLRESRLAKRISAIVLSSFFFFAAPNCTTVSFIFRGGNVFEDARLNRTIIWWLPPVCLVVNACLDPCLFAFRNEKFFRALTKVACRHPFGRLLTKKRPARKDPHTAYNSAINLTAHSRSDLSSSIELTSFTTTDVSKA; encoded by the exons AGATATGTCTTTTAACTTGATAACAGCTCTCCCAAAAGGAACATTTTTGGGTCTTAAGTCGATGAAGACATT AAATATCAGCTACAATGCCATACAAGTCTTACGAGGAAACCTGTCATTCAAGGGCCTTCAATCTCTGAATAAATT gGATCTACGTAACAATGGACTGAAAACTCTGACCAACAACATGTTTCGTGGCACGCAATCCTTGAAGTCTTT atACTTACAGCATAACAACATTACCGTCGTAGAAACAAAAGCATTCCATGGGTTCCTTGACCTCGAAATTCT TAACCTGAGCAATAACAAGATTGTCACACTGTCCTATCAGGTGTTCAATGTTCTTTTTAATATGAAACAAGT AAACCTAGATGGTAATAACGTGACGGTTTGGTTACGCTCCCCATCAAAAAACACAGTCGCAGTACTTTCCCGCTATATCAAGACTGGAGCAGCGAACAACACGCAGCTTAAATACATTCCACAGCAGACAAAGGGATGTTTCGATATTCGCCAAGAGCCAATCACTAAACAGTCTTCAAGAAACAAGACTCGATGTCCTGATGGCCAGGATTGCGTTGCAGTCATAAACAAGACTAAAATTGTTACTACCCGTTCCAATATTTGTTGGAAAGTTATCAACAAACTAAGGCCAACGCTGTTCATCTTAGGATCCATTTCTATGGTATTGAATATAACAGTTCTTGGAACGGTATTGAGGGTTGGAAGTCTTCGAAAGAGTCCACCGTTTTTGTTGGTATCGCATTTGGGTTTCTGTGACACTTTGGTGGGAATTTACTCAATGGGAATTGCACTTGGCCACGGATTCAGTTTTAAAGAGTTCAACGACTGGAAAGAAATCTACTGCCCTGCACTAAGGAGCATCTTTATCTTTGCAGAAGTCACTGGAAGTCTAACATCTCTATTAATGACGGCCGAACGATATCTGGCCATCGTCTTCTGCATGAAACCGGCCGTACGGCTTGGTCACAAAGTTATTGCAGCAGCCTTGGCCTTTGCTTGGATCGCGGGCGCATCATCAGCGACAGTAGTACAAATGTTAGACAAAAGGAACAATCAAACGGATGGTCAAATGTGCTTAATCACCAGAAATACGTTCAAAACATCTACCATTTATGCGAGTGAACTCATTCTCCTTGTTCTGGTGTTCTTATATTTTGTCGTTGCTGTGTTATATTTCCACATTTTCATCGTTGTACGCCGATCTGCTCGCAACATGGGCGTGCTTCGAGAATCCAGACTCGCGAAACGAATTAGTGCCATTGTTCTAAgcagtttcttctttttcgctGCCCCTAACTGTACCACAGTCTcgtttatttttcgtggaggaAACGTCTTTGAGGACGCCAGGTTGAATAGGACAATCATTTGGTGGTTGCCGCCAGTTTGTTTGGTCGTTAACGCTTGTCTCGATCCCTGCTTATTCGCATTTAGAAATGAAAAGTTTTTCAGAGCTCTTACGAAAGTAGCCTGCAGACATCCATTTGGTAGACTTTTAACGAAAAAACGTCCCGCAAGGAAAGATCCTCACACGGCTTATAACAGTGCGATTAATTTGACAGCTCATTCAAGATCAGACCTATCAAGCAGCATTGAACTAACCTCGTTTACTACCACTGACGTATCGAAAGCATAG